From a region of the Arachis ipaensis cultivar K30076 chromosome B09, Araip1.1, whole genome shotgun sequence genome:
- the LOC107615365 gene encoding probable cinnamyl alcohol dehydrogenase 1, giving the protein MSFKFKKLMWWMEVATIVGTLVAFLIVPMRSLSSDNWKITAALMGSYIGGSYKHILIANITWTRNKLGDYKYPVVPGHEIAGIVSNVGSNVKRFNVGDHVGVGTYVNSCRNCEYCDDGLEHQCSKGAVFTFNGIDFDGTITKGGYSNFIVVHKRYYFKIPKSYPLASAAPLLCSGITVYSPMIRYKMNEQPEKSLGVIGLGGFGQMAVKFGKAFGLNVTVFSTSISKNDEALNLLGADNFVISSDHCYMQGLTKTLDFIIDTITSDHPYDPYMALLKTFGILVTVGVGEIFM; this is encoded by the exons ATGAGTTTCAAGTTTAAGAAATTAATGTGGTGGATGGAAGTGGCTACAATTGTTGGTACTCTAGTAGCGTTTCTAATAGTGCCTATGCGATCTCTCAGCTCTGATAACTGGAAAATAACTGCTGCTCTCATGGGTAGTTATATTGGTGGAT CATATAAACATATATTAATCGCTAATATCACTTGGACAAGGAATAAACTTGGTGACTACAAGTACCCTGTTGTGCCAGG ACATGAGATTGCAGGCATTGTGAGCAATGTTGGTTCCAATGTCAAACGCTTCAATGTGGGTGATCATGTTGGAGTGGGGACTTATGTCAACTCATGCCGCAACTGCGAGTATTGCGATGATGGACTAGAACATCAGTGCAGTAAGGGAGCAGTTTTTACCTTTAATGGGATTGATTTTGATGGTACAATCACAAAGGGAGGATACTCCAATTTCATAGTAGTCCATAAAAG GTATTATTTCAAGATACCAAAAAGTTATCCATTGGCTTCAGCAGCACCTTTGTTGTGTTCCGGAATCACTGTTTATTCGCCAATGATTCGTTACAAGATGAATGAGCAGCCGGAAAAATCTCTAGGAGTGATTGGCCTTGGTGGATTTGGTCAGATGGCTGTTAAATTTGGAAAGGCTTTTGGTCTGAATGTAACAGTTTTCAGCACCAGCATATCAAAGAATGATGAGGCCCTCAATTTACTTGGTGCAGATAACTTTGTGATTTCATCTGATC ATTGCTACATGCAGGGATTAACAAAGACATTAGACTTTATAATTGACACAATAACTAGTGATCATCCTTATGATCCTTACATGGCACTTCTGAAAACATTTGGTATCTTAGTCACAGTTGGGGTTGGTGAGATTTTTATGTAA